aagataaattcagacatttttattaaaggtgaatcCAACATCTCAACCCAAACAACGTAACTTTTCTCATGGCCAGATCATTAGACTTCAACTAACTCAATCTTTATACACTAAATCTTAGAAAAGAAAATACTAATTAATACGCAAACTTGATAGTCATATATTAATTAAGATTAGTATATTAAAGCAAGTTAATGACCAAGTAGCATGATAATATAATTACCAACAAAATctagtccataacatgatagaaTTTGGCTTTTAATTATGGATAAATAGAAGATCATCGTCAATGCCTACGTCATTCCATAATATTCCAGCAAATTATGACGAAATCCACGACCCACTCACAGTGAAGGTGACGCAATTTATGTCGTCACTCTTACCCCCACCCTTTTAACCCCATAGTTGACGTCCAACTCATCCTCTCTCCTCAATATAAGTTCCACTCTTTCCCACCAACCAAACTCCCCTATTTCATTCTCCActattttcctcttttttttttcaaacttgAATTATATTATTCCATACAAAGTTCATTCTTACACATATATTCTTACACATAAATTGTGATAGTATGCAAGAGGCATTGCCATATAAGAGATGGGAGGTACCGGCCAGGCCGGTACCTCCCTCTAGTGTTGCCGCTTCTAATaataatggtaatggtaatggtaatgttGATAATAATAGTAATACGATTACGACGATGGAGGTTTTGGTGAAGGAGAACCCAGTGATCGTGTTCGGAAAGCGAGGTTGTTGTATGTGTCATGTGGTAAGGAAATTGTTGCTTGGGTTAGGAGTTAATCCTCCTGTGTTTGAGATTGATACTCATGCTAATGATGAGTCTCTTTTGCTTACTTCTTTCACAAAAAATGTTAATAatgtcaacaacaacaacaacaacaacttgCAATTTCCTTTGGTTTTTGTGGGTGGGGAGCTTTTTGGTGGCCTTGAAAAGGTTATGGCTACTCATCTTTCCGGTGAATTGGTGCCTATTCTCAAACAAGCCGGCGCGTTATGGCTAtaattgtactccctccattccaatttagttattttttcgtattttttttgtttggattaTTTTTTCAGCGTGACAATTAATTCTAGTAGAGAAAATATCTTCACGGTATGCTTCCCTTTAATTCTTCAAAAATGTTTGTCTTTTTTTTCTCCGGAGATTATAAGCAAGGGGGACAATATTTTGAATTAGAGGAGAGTATATAAATCTTGTACGTATGAGAAATTTTACAAGTGGTAGAgtatattattgttgttatggtcacttttaatagttttaattttaatacaaTGTTGATTAGTTGTATATTATTTGTTCATGTTTCATGTAAGTAGACCATAAGGAAATGATGGTGCTTATTAAATGAATTTGGTTTTAAAagtattaatttattgattaaaatagaaaatctgTCTAGGATAGGTTGTAGATTCGAAGCTcaattttatttgaatttgtaATATTGAGTTGCTGGTTTAATGgcaccaaaaataaataaatgattcAATGACGTGGAAAAATAAGGATGGTTTTGTTGTGTTGTTTGTTTAATCAAGTTATCCTGTTTCTGTGCATGTTCGTCAAATTAGTAATGTCATCATCAATGGATTGAGATGATATCATAAAATGAAATACGAGTGGGAGTTTTGAGTTTTCATGTCGTTGTCCACGTGTCATTTATATTTCTGGATTAGATCGGTAAGCGTTGACGAGGTCCACCCTttgtataattattttttttactgcGATCTCAATTATGCTGTAAAAAGAAAATCCACGATGGAAATGGTAAAATTAATCTTTGTTCGATTAATTGATCAAAATGTATTGCACGTTTTCAGTGACAATTATTCATCAGGATAATTTTagtgtatcgctattcgacgtCCTCAATCGCTAAAAACGCCCTCGTATTTATAGTAAAAGGACAATTTTACCCTTTTAAAGAAAATTATCCCCCCTTCACCCTTCCCCTTCAcatttttaaactttttttaatCGAAATTAATATATAAACAAATACACTTTTTAAACAAGAAATTCTAacaattttgttttcaattatattaattattttaattaagaaattcagtatttattcaattcttttttggGGACACTTTTTTAAATATCCGAAAGAAAAaacgaaataataaaataatttttttttattattacatTCATTTTTACCTGacgagaaaaaaaaatcattttttttaaaaaacacaaGAGCCGCCCGGAATTGGCGGCCCGGACTATGGTTGGTCCACCTGGAATTGGCGACTCGAACCATGGTTGGTCTACCCGGAATTGGCGGCCCGAACCATGGCTGGGCCGCCAATTCCGGGTGGACCAACCATGGTTCGGGCCGCCAATTCCGGGTGGACCAACCATGGTCAGTGCTGCCAATTCCGGGTGGACCAACCATGGTTCGGGCCGCCAATTCCGGGTGGACCAACCATGGCCCGTGCCGCCAATTCCGGGTGGACCAACCATGGTCCGGGCCGCCAATTCCGGGCGGCCCttgtgttttaaaaaaaatgaattaatttttttttaattcatttttttcGTGCTAGATAAAAACGAATAAAAAATAGTTTATTATTTCGTTTTTAATTTCGAATATTTTAAAAAGTGTTGCcaaaaaaaagaattgaataattactgaatttcataattaatataattgaaataaaataaaattgttagaagtatttatttaaaaattgtagtttgaaatttttatttgtttatacaTTAATTTCGAttcaaaaaaaagtttaaaaaacgTGAAGGGGAAGGGTGAATGGAGATGGGGGGTAATTTTCTTTAAAAGGGTAAAAACGTCCTTTCACCATAAATACGCGGGCGTTTTTAGCGATTGAGGACGTCGAATAAAAACCCCCTAATTTTATTCCgcttttgtaatttttaacatattttgattatttttataTTAAGAGACAAAAATTTAATAGAtaaactagattaggtcccgtacacgcacggatatttaaaaattattatttgaccatcttttttataaatttttaattgaattatttatcccttaaatctattgcgtaattaataatctcgaatgtactcaaggaaataatgcccttggtccaagtatgcatataatgttaagtctaataaatgcggttcagtgttaattaacaagttaataattcagtgagatcaagtgagctgaatgcctagctagaggccgcttcagttcaagtggaattaattatattaatccacagcttactcttgactgaacccgtaggatcacacaaatagtacgtaaacggatcaagtatttaatggtattaaatactccatctatggatattcggaatcgacggatcttggtttcagtgggagctaagatcgtcacaagcaagaaatgaatactccggaaacgatgatattgccggaaatggaaatttggatcgtatcggaaatataaatattatccaagtcgtagatgttgccggaaacggaaaacatggtacgtatcggaaaatattatcggaaatggaaatattgccggaatcggaaatattgccggaaacggaaatattgtcagaatcggaaatattatcggaatcggaaaataattccggaaacggaaatattaaatatttgttcgagacggaaattaattctggaatttgaaatattaaatattgttcgtatcggaaatgaattccggaatcgggaatttaatcggaagcgtatcgtacgaattagcatcggacgaggctcgctagacgaaggcccagcacgaagccaggccatcgcccagcaagccacacgcatcaacaacacacgccaagcctcgaccaggcccagcgcaaggccaggcccagccaaggccttgggcgcgcgcgcggacacaggcagcaaGCATGGGCTtaggcgctgtgcgctcagcgtgggccgcaaggcctgcgcgagtgtgcggtgatcgtgcgatgctcgtgtgtgtgctatacgaatcctaaagctatcgggattcgatatatgattaaattcctaatcctaaaagataaattaattaaataagagttctactaggattctaatttaattaattcgtatcctagtaggattccaattctatttccatacccctataaatatgtggtctgggttcacaatttatatcgagatttgaagtattcaaaaaggtaagattttcaagcaaaaatcagccaaacacttgcaacccaaataaccgaaaatcctagtaaccttaagggcgattctagttggtcaagcttaaggcggatccggacgtgttgtggactatctacggagggacgacacttggagtcctaaagacttcttcttgttcggttcgggcgcagctagggagggcacgctacaaagtgtatgcatctgaattatgctatatgattatgtgtaaattatgtttcctcatgatttatgtttgttcatatgtatcataacctaacagtggtatcacgagcctcttattattttcataatctaaattgcatgaacatggttaaattttacaaatttgcaaagaattaaaggggtgattaattttcgtaattaattgcaaattgcgtttatttaattatatgtacgcagtttttcggcagtttcttcgttactcatccaaatcgagtgatttttgtgtcaattccgcatgtaaaaggcattctaaaattttgaagcctaactatgacttttcggaggttttagtttttcgaacgcaaaagtttgtaaatttaagatgttaaattaagtatttgcgattcttgttgataaatcttgagttttttattgacctactgtatatgtttaacaattatgaatgcctagacttgttaattatacaacctaatttgtaattatgattaatttgttgaaattcgaataatttagaattgatttgattttcatgattacttaataattcaattaggtaccaatgattaaaatccaccataaaaattgttaatttatgttaaatttttaatttttatgacctaggattgaatccatgataatcggaaattaattgattaataaattttcgatttttcgtcctaaaattatgaaattaatatgatttattaatttgtcattaattttggaaataaaagttttatttttatgcaaaacgctcatgaatgttgcacgcacaaagcagtggaagctacgtgttacccttaaggggtgttgtatagtgcggacaCGCGACgccgagcaagggagctcgtcgcccgtgcggtacgaatgcagcgagcaacaaagcgtggcgcgcgcgcgaagcaaaggagttggccgtgtgtgctatgcgatgggcgagggcgaggggcaaggcaagcaagcagtcgcgtgtgggcagctagcgagctgcgccacagagcgtactgccgcgcgcagcgagcgctggcccgcgtgcagcgagcgctggcccgcgtgcagcgagcactggcccgcgtgcagcgagcgctggcccgcgtgcagcgagcgctggcccgggtgcagcgagcgctggcccacgtgcagcgagcgctggctggCGTGCagtgccttgcgagggtgagcaacagcagacgcgacacagcacagaggctgcgcgcatcgtggccagcgatggctgcgtgtgcgtgtggcctatggttgtgcgttgcgtggtgatgtgcgtaccttgtgttacgattaaatcgttttaaattttaatttgagattttcagttcgagtaattttaattaattttaaaattaataaatttaaattgttttcttggattttaattttgaatattataattattataaattctatttatactaattattttactaaaattaaaccttgaattaatttaaattcatttaattcaactgaaaataaaataaataaaatggattcaattataaatttatatgagctttaaattttaattaaatttgtatgtttccggttagactagaaatacatttttatgtttaaaattagtaaagcatatgaatttattggtttgagtgggagcaattttagtcataaactcttgattgggtctaaaaatcctttaaggttaaacgacttgattagaattaataaggactgaataattggtagattattggtgcccttaattaattgctgcaaatatttatgtgatgcatacaatgtgttttactaaccaattatgtgggccattcatgataatgaatggatgaatggtatatatattgtatatgtactgttttgcaggttatgaagtgactagtatggcccaaataggatagaaaatatggtctgcgtaccattaatttgaatgtaattggtcttaagtaccaaatttgtttttcaattcaaatatggtctgcgtaccatcaaatagttgtaattagtttaattatagcttatcctatttgaagaaaacggcgcctcccacggagattttcaagacggactttgaagttgaagcttcaagatgaagtcgggccatactagatcacatttatcttatgcatgctttaagttatttattgcttttaaatatgtcttaaatatgcatgagatcaaaacttgattatgttgcatgattaaggattttagttcacttaaaatctaaccaacatagtaagagccttaagttccaaacttaaaaattgagttaaaaggtgccatgccaaagtaacacttacttggatatcctttacatcgatcttagtaatagttttccgccatagcgaggtgttacttatcgatactaaaggggtaaggtacacaaataat
This Spinacia oleracea cultivar Varoflay chromosome 6, BTI_SOV_V1, whole genome shotgun sequence DNA region includes the following protein-coding sequences:
- the LOC110778387 gene encoding glutaredoxin-C9-like; protein product: MQEALPYKRWEVPARPVPPSSVAASNNNGNGNGNVDNNSNTITTMEVLVKENPVIVFGKRGCCMCHVVRKLLLGLGVNPPVFEIDTHANDESLLLTSFTKNVNNVNNNNNNNLQFPLVFVGGELFGGLEKVMATHLSGELVPILKQAGALWL